From Parasphaerochaeta coccoides DSM 17374, a single genomic window includes:
- a CDS encoding carbohydrate ABC transporter permease: MHTIKTRKAFIQLLIYVFLIITAFIMLVPFAWMLSSSLKLNKDVFIFPIQWIPKLPRWSNYVEIWTTIPLGRFIMNTVKLTVIITLLQLFTSSFAAYAFAKLDFKFKNALFLGYIATIAMPWHVYMVPQFIMMRSFGLNNTHLSLIFLQAFSAFGVFLMRQFYQSIPDELCEAARIDGMNEYLIYGRIMLPLSKPALSTLVIFTFVTVWNDFLGPMIYLTRQNLKTIQIGLRMFISQFSAEYGLIMAASVVVLIPILIVFLSLQKFFVQGIANTGLKG, encoded by the coding sequence ATGCATACTATCAAAACCAGGAAAGCGTTCATACAACTTCTTATTTATGTATTCTTGATCATCACTGCATTCATCATGCTTGTACCCTTTGCATGGATGTTGTCCTCATCTTTGAAACTGAACAAGGATGTATTCATCTTTCCCATCCAATGGATTCCCAAACTCCCGCGGTGGAGCAACTATGTGGAGATTTGGACGACTATACCTCTTGGCCGTTTCATCATGAATACCGTCAAGCTGACGGTCATTATCACGCTCCTCCAGCTTTTCACATCCAGTTTCGCCGCTTATGCTTTCGCGAAACTTGATTTCAAGTTCAAGAATGCCCTGTTCCTGGGGTACATCGCTACCATAGCCATGCCGTGGCATGTGTACATGGTTCCCCAGTTCATCATGATGCGGAGCTTTGGTCTCAACAATACGCATCTTTCCCTCATCTTCCTTCAGGCGTTCAGTGCCTTCGGCGTGTTCCTGATGCGGCAATTCTACCAAAGCATACCGGACGAACTGTGCGAGGCGGCACGCATAGACGGTATGAATGAATACCTGATTTACGGACGCATCATGCTGCCTTTGTCCAAACCAGCCCTGTCCACTTTGGTGATTTTTACATTCGTCACGGTATGGAATGATTTTCTCGGACCGATGATTTATCTGACACGGCAGAACCTGAAAACCATACAGATTGGCCTGCGCATGTTCATTTCGCAGTTTTCAGCGGAATACGGTCTGATCATGGCAGCATCCGTGGTCGTACTCATCCCTATCCTCATTGTGTTCCTGTCCCTCCAGAAATTCTTTGTCCAAGGTATTGCCAATACAGGCTTGAAAGGATGA
- a CDS encoding ABC transporter substrate-binding protein yields MKKKLIALVLILAIVSGSLFAAGAKEAAPTGKTNLVWALWDTALVTYYEPLINAYQAKNPNVTIEMLDLGSADFQTMLSTQLTGGDNTIDIISVKDIPGYSTMIRAGQLLPLNDYVVQEGIDTSVYGGIIDQITVGGKFYALPFRSDFWVVYYNKDVFDAAGIAYPGNNMTLKEYDALARKVVSGSGANKIYGAHYHTWRSAVQLFGVLDGKNSIVGGEYAFLEPTYQLILDEMRDGVAMDYGTAKTTSTHYSGVFENGSVAMLNMGSWFLSTVIADIKSGKADIKNWGIVKYPHPDGVAEGTTLGTITSLAVNAKSRNQQASLDFIKFVTGAEGAEIIASTGTIPAIRTEAVLDAISSMAGFPQDDASREALKVTKTFLEMPLDERSADIEVVLNANHDNIMTRNTSIRDGLAKMSREVQAILNR; encoded by the coding sequence ATGAAAAAGAAACTTATTGCGCTAGTATTGATTCTGGCTATCGTGTCAGGTTCCCTGTTTGCCGCGGGAGCAAAAGAAGCAGCGCCGACGGGGAAGACAAATCTTGTGTGGGCGTTATGGGACACCGCCCTGGTAACGTATTATGAACCTCTCATCAATGCGTATCAGGCAAAGAATCCCAATGTCACCATTGAGATGCTCGACTTGGGCTCCGCTGATTTCCAGACCATGCTGAGTACACAGCTTACGGGCGGAGACAATACAATTGACATCATAAGCGTCAAGGATATTCCGGGTTACAGCACCATGATTCGCGCCGGACAGCTCCTGCCGTTGAATGATTATGTCGTACAGGAAGGTATTGATACCTCCGTCTATGGCGGTATCATCGACCAGATTACCGTCGGCGGCAAGTTCTATGCCCTTCCTTTCCGCAGTGATTTCTGGGTCGTGTACTACAACAAGGATGTCTTTGATGCCGCAGGCATCGCGTATCCCGGCAACAACATGACGTTGAAGGAGTATGACGCGCTTGCCCGCAAGGTCGTCAGCGGAAGCGGAGCAAACAAGATATATGGCGCCCATTACCATACGTGGAGAAGCGCCGTGCAGTTGTTCGGCGTCCTTGATGGCAAGAATTCTATCGTGGGCGGGGAATATGCCTTCCTTGAACCTACCTATCAGTTGATACTGGACGAGATGAGAGATGGCGTGGCCATGGATTATGGTACCGCCAAGACTACGAGCACCCACTACAGCGGCGTGTTTGAGAACGGTTCCGTTGCCATGCTCAACATGGGCAGCTGGTTCCTTTCCACCGTGATTGCTGACATCAAGAGCGGAAAGGCTGATATAAAGAACTGGGGTATCGTAAAGTATCCTCATCCGGACGGAGTCGCCGAAGGCACGACGCTGGGTACCATCACATCTCTGGCGGTCAATGCCAAGTCCAGGAACCAGCAGGCTTCCCTTGACTTCATCAAGTTTGTCACGGGAGCCGAGGGAGCTGAGATTATCGCGTCCACGGGAACCATTCCCGCCATCCGCACGGAAGCTGTTCTGGATGCCATTTCTTCCATGGCAGGTTTCCCGCAGGATGATGCCAGCCGTGAGGCGCTCAAGGTCACCAAGACTTTCCTTGAAATGCCTCTGGATGAAAGGAGCGCTGACATTGAAGTCGTCCTGAACGCCAACCACGACAACATCATGACCCGCAATACATCCATCCGTGATGGTCTTGCGAAGATGTCACGTGAAGTCCAGGCGATTCTCAATCGCTAG
- a CDS encoding glycoside hydrolase family 88 protein, translated as MHEGIHAAEADDALITGALDRAIEQIARNIPHFTHVCQNHSSIGNFYPACANDQWTTGFWPGQVWLAWEKTRDKDMLSCALTLVDSFLHRIERKIEVDHHDMGFLYSPSCVSAYLLTGSEKARKAALLAADQLLTRFHGKGGFLQAWGPMDKPESHRFIIDCLMNLPLLYWATKETGDERYRTVAEIHTATSLAWSIRPDGSTYHTFFMDSVTGLPLRGETCQGYKDDSIWARGQAWSIYGIALSYRYTGDSRCPALFRKVLDCFITHLPGDLVPYWDFTFTEGSGEPRDSSSSAIVACGLLEMSSLVDEKTGQEYTCLAKRLMRSLVEGYSVSDPRVSNGQLLHGTYSKKSPYNTCTEEGVDECVSWGDYFYVEALTRLSHLSRLSTAWQPYW; from the coding sequence ATGCATGAGGGGATTCATGCGGCTGAAGCCGATGACGCGTTGATTACAGGAGCTTTGGACAGGGCGATCGAGCAGATAGCCAGGAATATCCCGCATTTCACCCACGTTTGCCAGAACCACAGCAGTATCGGCAATTTTTATCCTGCGTGCGCCAATGACCAATGGACTACCGGCTTCTGGCCCGGTCAGGTGTGGCTTGCCTGGGAGAAGACGCGGGACAAGGATATGCTTTCCTGTGCCTTGACCTTGGTGGACAGCTTCCTGCACCGCATAGAGAGGAAAATTGAGGTGGATCATCATGACATGGGGTTCCTCTATTCTCCTTCGTGCGTGTCCGCTTATCTGCTCACGGGCAGTGAAAAAGCCCGCAAGGCAGCCCTGCTTGCCGCTGACCAGCTCCTCACCCGGTTCCATGGGAAAGGTGGATTTCTTCAGGCGTGGGGACCCATGGACAAGCCGGAAAGCCATAGGTTCATCATTGACTGCCTGATGAATCTTCCGCTGTTGTATTGGGCGACCAAGGAAACAGGGGATGAGCGGTACAGGACTGTTGCGGAAATACACACCGCAACTTCACTTGCATGGTCAATCCGGCCTGACGGCTCCACATACCATACATTCTTCATGGACAGCGTGACGGGATTGCCCCTCCGTGGGGAGACATGCCAGGGGTACAAGGATGATTCCATCTGGGCACGCGGCCAGGCATGGAGCATCTACGGAATCGCCTTGAGTTACCGCTATACCGGTGATAGCCGGTGTCCGGCATTGTTCCGCAAGGTTCTGGACTGTTTCATCACACACCTGCCCGGTGATTTGGTGCCCTATTGGGACTTCACCTTTACGGAAGGAAGCGGAGAGCCGCGCGATTCCTCCAGTTCAGCAATCGTCGCCTGCGGTCTCCTGGAAATGTCCTCCCTGGTAGATGAGAAGACAGGCCAGGAATACACGTGTCTGGCGAAGCGTCTGATGCGGAGCTTGGTCGAAGGGTATAGCGTATCTGATCCCCGCGTGTCGAACGGCCAGTTGCTCCACGGCACGTATAGCAAGAAATCACCATACAATACGTGTACGGAGGAAGGCGTTGATGAATGTGTCTCATGGGGAGACTATTTTTATGTAGAAGCCCTCACGCGCCTGTCTCATCTGTCCCGCCTGTCCACGGCGTGGCAGCCCTACTGGTAG
- a CDS encoding carbohydrate ABC transporter permease has protein sequence MNLRSQAIRLPGFSPEKRKTIMKKNLVAYSFIAPNFIGFAIFTLGPIIFAFILAFLNWDGSNAMTFAGFSNFVRLLSDERFLIALKNTIIYTVATVPLTMVTALFLAVLLNKKVRGRNFFRTVSFFPYVASLVAVTVVWNMMFLPGRGPINNVLTLLGVSNPPGWATSKDWAMVSVIMFSIWKNMGYYMIIYLAGLQGMDPQLYEASSLDGANPWQKFRYVTLPQLRPTNFFVLIMLTIACFKVYDIVYMLTLGGPGTSTLVLVYHIYNTAFISWDLGYASAIAMVLFLLVLIVTLVQMRGERRMK, from the coding sequence ATGAATCTACGCTCACAGGCCATACGGCTACCCGGATTTTCCCCGGAGAAAAGAAAGACCATCATGAAAAAGAACCTTGTGGCTTACAGTTTCATAGCACCGAATTTCATTGGTTTTGCCATATTCACGCTGGGGCCTATCATTTTTGCTTTCATCTTGGCTTTCCTGAACTGGGATGGTTCGAATGCCATGACCTTTGCCGGATTTTCCAACTTTGTCCGGTTGCTTTCCGATGAACGATTTCTCATAGCACTCAAGAACACCATCATCTATACCGTCGCTACCGTACCGCTGACCATGGTCACCGCCTTGTTCCTGGCGGTTCTCCTGAACAAGAAGGTCAGGGGGCGCAATTTTTTCCGGACGGTGAGCTTTTTCCCTTATGTCGCGTCCTTGGTTGCCGTGACCGTGGTATGGAACATGATGTTCCTGCCTGGCCGCGGTCCGATTAACAATGTCCTGACCCTCCTTGGCGTTAGCAATCCTCCGGGATGGGCGACCAGCAAGGACTGGGCCATGGTGAGTGTCATCATGTTCAGCATCTGGAAGAACATGGGGTATTACATGATCATTTATCTCGCCGGTCTACAGGGGATGGATCCCCAACTGTACGAAGCCTCCAGCCTTGACGGAGCCAACCCGTGGCAAAAATTCCGTTACGTCACCTTGCCACAGCTCCGTCCGACCAATTTCTTTGTCCTCATCATGCTGACCATAGCGTGTTTCAAAGTGTATGACATTGTGTACATGCTGACATTGGGCGGGCCGGGGACATCGACTTTGGTGCTTGTCTATCATATCTACAATACAGCCTTCATTTCCTGGGATCTCGGATATGCCAGTGCGATTGCCATGGTACTTTTCCTTCTTGTACTGATCGTGACTCTGGTTCAGATGCGCGGTGAACGTCGGATGAAATAG